In the genome of Bremerella sp. JC817, one region contains:
- a CDS encoding DUF1501 domain-containing protein: protein MLQGISRRLFCSSLMAASTASVPGGSWLRNLAAAGKNDTAKVQRVILLWLHGGPATIDLWDVKTDHENGGPSREIATKTPGLKFADHFSRLANWSENCAVIRSMTTREGDHRRAVHLARTGYVPQAGIDFPDFGALVASERFSAEAALPGFVSIAPPQRPAIANSGFLGNTAAPLVVGEMAKSIDDLTVRDLEPFAAWRSHDQRRRVDLLQEMNQEFLGGKPATKATEIGSATQRALRMMHPDVLAAFDLNQETGSTRDRYGRTVFGQGCLLARRLAERDVPFIEVSLGGWDTHSDNFNRVGSLARQVDDGFASLMQDLHDRSMLDSTLILCQGEFGRTPKINANTGRDHWPRAWAVMMAGGPNCRGQIIGSTSRDGTTVETQPHSVPNLIATVCANLGIDPMKQNASNVNRPIRVADPDAQVIEELV from the coding sequence GTGCTGCAAGGAATTAGTCGACGCCTGTTCTGCTCTTCGCTAATGGCCGCTTCGACGGCGTCCGTCCCCGGCGGAAGCTGGCTCCGCAACCTGGCTGCGGCTGGCAAGAACGACACCGCCAAGGTGCAGCGGGTGATCTTGTTGTGGCTACATGGTGGCCCGGCGACGATTGACCTGTGGGATGTAAAGACCGATCATGAGAACGGCGGCCCCTCGCGCGAGATCGCCACGAAGACACCAGGCCTGAAATTCGCGGATCATTTCAGCCGCCTGGCGAACTGGTCGGAGAACTGCGCGGTGATTCGTTCGATGACGACCCGCGAAGGAGATCATCGCCGCGCGGTCCATCTCGCCCGAACCGGTTACGTCCCGCAAGCAGGGATCGACTTCCCAGACTTCGGGGCCTTGGTTGCCAGCGAACGCTTCTCCGCCGAGGCGGCCCTGCCCGGCTTCGTCAGCATCGCTCCGCCGCAGCGACCGGCGATCGCCAACAGTGGCTTCCTGGGGAATACCGCCGCGCCACTGGTTGTCGGAGAGATGGCCAAGAGCATCGACGACCTGACCGTCCGCGATCTGGAGCCATTCGCGGCGTGGCGATCGCACGATCAACGTCGCCGAGTCGATCTGCTGCAGGAAATGAATCAGGAGTTCCTCGGCGGAAAGCCAGCGACGAAAGCAACAGAAATCGGATCAGCGACGCAGCGAGCCTTACGGATGATGCACCCCGACGTGCTCGCCGCGTTCGATTTGAATCAGGAAACAGGCTCGACCCGCGATCGCTATGGCCGCACCGTCTTCGGCCAAGGGTGCCTTCTCGCGCGGCGGCTCGCGGAACGAGACGTCCCCTTTATCGAGGTTTCGCTCGGCGGCTGGGATACGCATAGCGACAATTTCAATCGCGTCGGCAGCCTCGCTCGCCAGGTCGACGACGGATTCGCATCGCTGATGCAGGACCTGCACGACCGGAGTATGCTCGACTCGACACTCATTCTCTGCCAGGGCGAGTTCGGGCGAACGCCGAAAATCAACGCCAACACCGGCCGCGATCATTGGCCGCGGGCCTGGGCGGTGATGATGGCTGGCGGACCGAATTGTCGCGGGCAGATCATCGGCAGCACCAGCCGCGATGGAACCACCGTCGAAACGCAGCCTCACTCGGTGCCAAA